From one Phocaeicola salanitronis DSM 18170 genomic stretch:
- the ftsH gene encoding ATP-dependent zinc metalloprotease FtsH: MDGNNTNNTNNFNNPNNNKPKINVPRPNLTWLYVVIALALGFLYLSSDEGSASKEITYTEFKEMVSKGYASKIIAYDDNTVEMFIKPEHIVDVFKQDAQKVGKSPAVHVQVGSMESLDKFMDEEQTNGHFTGSISYEKRNNYFGMIFWNIFPFLLLIAIWIYAMRRMGGAAGPGGTGGVFSVGKSKAQLFEKGANRITFKDVAGQAAAKQEVQEIVDFLKDPEKYTKLGGKIPKGALLIGPPGTGKTLLAKAVAGEADVPFFSISGSDFVEMFVGVGASRVRDLFRQAKEKAPCIIFIDEIDAVGRARGKNPSMGGNDERENTLNQLLTEMDGFGSNSGVIILAATNRVDILDKALLRAGRFDRQIYVDLPDLNERKEVFGVHLRPLKLDSTVDVDLLARQTPGFSGADIANVCNEAALIAARHSKESVGKDDFLAAIDRIVGGLEKKTKVMTAAEKRAIALHEAGHATVSWLLEHANPLIKVTIVPRGRALGAAWYLPEERQLTTKEQMLDEMCATLGGRAAEELFVGHISTGAMNDLERVTKQAYGMIAYAGMSDKLPNLCYYSNDEFAFNKPYSEHTAEIIDQEVQKMINEQYVRAKELLQHHQEGHNQLAQLLIEREVIFAEDVEKIFGKRPWASRSEEIMAEESKPQLPAEEPKALPENTQQKEDEHHEE, translated from the coding sequence ATGGACGGAAATAACACCAATAATACGAATAACTTCAACAACCCTAACAATAACAAGCCGAAAATCAATGTGCCACGCCCCAATCTGACGTGGCTGTACGTGGTCATTGCGTTGGCGTTAGGCTTTCTTTACTTATCAAGCGATGAAGGCAGCGCAAGTAAAGAAATCACATATACCGAATTCAAAGAAATGGTAAGCAAAGGATATGCCAGCAAAATCATTGCTTACGATGACAATACCGTAGAAATGTTCATCAAGCCCGAACACATTGTAGACGTTTTCAAACAAGACGCTCAAAAGGTCGGCAAAAGCCCTGCAGTACATGTGCAGGTAGGTTCCATGGAGTCATTGGACAAATTTATGGACGAGGAACAAACCAATGGACATTTTACCGGCTCTATCAGCTACGAGAAACGGAATAACTACTTCGGCATGATATTCTGGAACATTTTCCCGTTCCTGCTTTTGATAGCAATTTGGATTTATGCCATGCGCCGCATGGGAGGAGCTGCCGGTCCGGGCGGAACCGGAGGCGTATTCAGCGTAGGCAAAAGCAAAGCACAATTATTTGAAAAGGGAGCCAACCGCATCACGTTCAAGGATGTAGCCGGACAAGCCGCAGCCAAGCAAGAGGTGCAAGAAATCGTAGACTTCCTGAAAGATCCTGAGAAGTACACCAAACTGGGAGGAAAAATCCCGAAAGGCGCGTTGCTGATAGGTCCTCCGGGAACTGGCAAGACCCTGCTTGCCAAAGCTGTAGCAGGCGAAGCCGACGTACCTTTCTTCTCCATATCAGGTTCCGACTTCGTAGAAATGTTTGTAGGCGTAGGCGCATCACGCGTACGTGACCTGTTCCGTCAAGCCAAAGAGAAAGCGCCTTGCATTATCTTCATTGATGAAATAGATGCCGTAGGGCGTGCACGCGGGAAGAATCCCAGCATGGGAGGAAACGATGAACGCGAAAACACCTTGAACCAATTGCTGACTGAAATGGACGGCTTCGGTTCGAATAGCGGTGTCATTATCCTAGCTGCGACCAACCGGGTAGACATCTTGGATAAAGCACTGTTGCGTGCCGGACGTTTTGACCGGCAAATCTATGTAGACCTGCCCGACCTGAACGAACGGAAAGAAGTTTTCGGCGTGCATTTGCGCCCGCTTAAATTGGACAGCACCGTAGACGTAGACCTGCTGGCAAGACAAACTCCCGGATTCAGCGGAGCCGACATTGCCAACGTATGCAACGAAGCTGCCTTGATAGCTGCCCGCCATTCGAAAGAATCGGTCGGCAAAGACGACTTCCTGGCTGCCATTGACCGTATCGTAGGAGGTTTGGAAAAGAAAACCAAGGTAATGACCGCAGCCGAGAAACGTGCCATAGCTCTGCACGAAGCCGGACATGCCACGGTTTCCTGGCTTTTGGAGCATGCCAACCCGCTGATTAAGGTGACCATCGTGCCGCGCGGACGTGCATTGGGAGCGGCATGGTATCTGCCTGAGGAACGCCAGCTCACCACAAAAGAGCAAATGCTGGACGAAATGTGTGCCACCCTTGGCGGACGTGCCGCAGAAGAACTTTTTGTAGGACATATATCTACCGGAGCGATGAACGACCTGGAGCGTGTAACCAAGCAAGCTTACGGCATGATAGCCTACGCCGGTATGAGCGACAAACTTCCGAACCTTTGCTATTATAGCAACGATGAATTTGCATTCAACAAGCCGTATAGCGAACATACCGCTGAAATCATCGACCAAGAAGTTCAGAAGATGATTAACGAGCAATATGTCCGTGCTAAAGAGCTGTTGCAACACCATCAGGAAGGCCACAACCAGTTGGCACAACTGTTGATAGAACGTGAGGTTATCTTTGCAGAAGATGTAGAAAAGATTTTCGGCAAACGCCCATGGGCTTCCCGTTCGGAAGAAATCATGGCAGAAGAGAGCAAGCCTCAACTTCCGGCAGAAGAGCCAAAGGCACTTCCCGAGAATACACAACAGAAAGAAGACGAACACCATGAAGAATAA
- a CDS encoding phosphatidate cytidylyltransferase, with amino-acid sequence MKNNFLQRTITGVIFVAALVGCILGGPISFTILFAIVSALTIREFGNLVNATGKVQMHTSISMLAGVFLFLCFGYIGVVPGSNEIFIPYLFLIMYLFISELYKKQKDPINNWAYAMMSQVYIGLSFALLNVLAYHTSAATSTSQYNPILPLSIFIFTWINDTGAYCTGMLFGKHRLFERISPKKSWEGSIGGAVCCMVAAVILAQYFAFLNVYEWIGLGLTIVVFGTWGDLTESLFKRTLGIKDSGNILPGHGGMLDRFDSTLMAIPASVVYLYILSL; translated from the coding sequence ATGAAGAATAACTTTTTACAACGGACTATCACCGGCGTTATTTTCGTAGCCGCATTAGTGGGATGTATTTTAGGCGGACCTATCTCGTTCACCATCCTGTTCGCTATCGTCAGTGCATTGACCATCCGTGAATTCGGCAATCTGGTCAATGCCACAGGCAAAGTGCAAATGCATACATCCATATCTATGCTGGCAGGTGTCTTCCTGTTCTTATGTTTCGGATACATCGGAGTGGTACCGGGAAGCAACGAAATTTTCATCCCCTACTTATTCTTAATCATGTATCTATTCATCAGCGAATTGTACAAAAAGCAAAAGGACCCGATTAACAACTGGGCATACGCCATGATGAGCCAAGTCTACATCGGGTTATCGTTTGCCCTGCTGAACGTGCTTGCTTACCATACAAGCGCAGCCACCAGCACTTCACAATACAATCCGATATTGCCTTTATCCATTTTCATCTTTACCTGGATAAATGATACCGGAGCTTATTGTACGGGAATGCTTTTCGGCAAACACCGCTTGTTTGAGCGTATCTCGCCCAAGAAATCATGGGAGGGTTCCATCGGCGGAGCTGTATGCTGCATGGTTGCAGCCGTTATCCTTGCACAATACTTCGCTTTCCTGAATGTATACGAATGGATAGGGCTGGGATTGACCATCGTGGTCTTCGGCACATGGGGAGACCTGACCGAATCGCTTTTCAAGCGCACTTTGGGAATCAAAGACTCCGGAAACATCTTGCCGGGACATGGAGGCATGTTGGACCGTTTCGACAGCACCCTCATGGCAATACCGGCATCTGTGGTTTACCTGTATATCTTGAGTCTGTGA